The following proteins come from a genomic window of Anopheles ziemanni chromosome 3, idAnoZiCoDA_A2_x.2, whole genome shotgun sequence:
- the LOC131288198 gene encoding UPF0488 protein CG14286, whose translation MAPPKVKLHKSTGKQKYVPRPNSSGSSLQSPTGNVPNAAASDTSPATEADRQFELELYWCIQQLETSLSLPHVRENNKKIEDTTKLITTLKSANQPIIRKRQIMRTTFGDYRSKMAAEEESLAVNPDSVRFQREKAKYHFVKKSSILNGNKDFRFNFPLANGNGGESADVANHTEKQEKETETANHPTHNCKYVPTDNTFRFNFSPAIE comes from the exons ATGGCTCCACCGAAAGTAAAACTGCATAAATCTACTGGAAAACAGAAATATGTTCCACGACCAAACTCAAGTGGATCTTCGCTACAATCACCCACCGGGAACGTACCGAACGCTGCAGCATCCGATACTTCGCCGGCGACCGAAGCGGATCGTCAGTTCGAGCTAGAGCTCTACTGGTGTATCCAACAGCTGGAAACATCACTCAGCTTACCACACGTGCGGGAAAACAATAAGAAAA TCGAAGATACCACAAAACTTATCACCACACTGAAGAGTGCCAACCAACCGATCATTAGAAAACGGCAGATCATGAGAACCACCTTCGGGGACTATCGAAGCAAAATGGCCGCGGAAGAGGAATCGTTAGCCGTCAATCCGGACAGCGTGCGCTTTCAGAGAGAAAAAGCCAAGTACCATTTCGTTAAAAAATCATCCATTCTGAACGGGAACAAAGATTTCCGCTTTAATTTCCCACTGGCCAACGGCAATGGAGGTGAATCGGCTGATGTTGCGAACCATACGGAAAAGCAAGAGAAGGAAACGGAAACCGCAAACCATCCGACACACAACTGTAAATATGTCCCTACGGACAATACGTTTCGTTTTAACTTTTCTCCTGCTATCGAATAG
- the LOC131287070 gene encoding 28 kDa heat- and acid-stable phosphoprotein has protein sequence MPRGKYVNHKGRNRNFTSPEELEAQRKKDEEDKKWRKTREAESSDDDDDDDEEENEEGNSDDSSESDDEPKGAAQAVIQIENPNRVAKKSHRKVEEVKPDAAPELTRREKEELEKQRAAAAYQKRHAEGKTAQAKADLARLAIIKQHRAEAAARREAEKKDKDAKMKADS, from the exons ATGCCTCGAG GCAAGTACGTTAACCACAAGGGACGCAATCGCAACTTTACGAGCCCTGAAGAGCTAGAGGCCCAGCGCAAGAAAGACGAGGAGGACAAGAAATGGCGCAAGACCCGCGAAGCTGAATCgagcgacgacgatgacgacgacgacgaggaggagaaCGAAGAAGGTAATTCGGATGATTCCTCCGAGTCGGACGATGAGCCCAAGGGGGCGGCACAGGCGGTCATACAAATCGAAAATCCCAATCGAGTGGCGAAGAAAAGTCACCGAAAGGTCGAGGAGGTAAAACCGGACGCGGCACCTGAGCTGACGCGCCGTGAAAAGGAAGAGCTTGAAAAGCAGCGTGCCGCTGCGGCCTATCAGAAGCGACACGCGGAGGGAAAAACTGCACAAGCTAAAGCGGATCTAGCGCGTCTGGCAATCATCAAACAGCACCGGGCGGAGGCCGCCGCAAGGCGTGAGGCTGAAAAGAAAG ATAAAGATGCAAAGATGAAAGCAGATTCGTAG
- the LOC131285307 gene encoding putative ATP-dependent RNA helicase TDRD12, with the protein MEDLNIITITHFVNPHQFWFRDGTTDRGKQFLSELNKYCMAMYATSGPQEFYEYEYDAGEIVAVYDSALKNWTRNLVVGMKALEHQKRTYQLWSLDEGMPKMAAAKDMRSLPAKFTKEPSVGVKRGVLQDVLPVNEILLPTESRRCQIVSASWDNSINSALQTLIAGAKQTCFENVTCRKTNGEEIYYGDLRIISGQNSVLAKDFIKNRWPGLVVIVDQWQAQLQDNDAPNKPSIIKSSREDVRKRNPKVPVNIGLQDEGDLTIMNNASIMVNTSFDYKRNSDSSNTGTSSANVTIDSMTSSSDTPSATAEQQEISIVVNPYAILSKTMAPVPAPMPDVSAMNALLSQKQLVDTDNAKKKSTFQKKLERRNRLKSKLENQPDVQKPAAIVVPSATESNESKLPTVEEMPHSSPADKDASEEKDTESPALTTELTSGDIKRFDKMLNKETCVVSQLRYQRILVHGSNLPNPVDTIAKVHFSDAVFHALQQLGIRMVYRLQAHTWPHIIRGNSVVCVNSPGSGKTFGILPAICTKVMVSAFEQQRRKGAGPVGVIICHSSKEVERVGKLCRKMLNTVADAKMVVIEFYGIRRLQQVCNKLLNSCALLVTTAPGFRRIHESSLESLSRKRIQIVAIDNIERMQKHFSNELQLLRKYCDKPDLQMIVTASYWYSALSAYTHRYKNSIVCIGAYLEAAFYARVHFKLLVRRNGTDKQHALVRHIQEHDYRTQRTIVFASTAEDLAAIVETLQEHCINHEVCGDGADISKNDGFRFWDHHAHGNISVLICLDELIGLLDVSHVQHILHYSLPSSWTSFTRRFATSFSYYETHTPKTADDIAGKSGTTKPSAKPSTLVLLDETNNSQLPKFIDFLQLHNIAFSQELADLAQTIRSRSEHMQVLNGRPIVTLCSKLLTLAGCRNSQLCVYRHTLMKDDLITGGLPTSGTIRMKILHVISPAHFAVRLEAHQVESAKGGGGGDGGWVPLTDASQKFLAQDMLMQLHFSNAQLHQLYGKAIQRSDLCALAYENNYVRCRIIHFEPEGDSTTDGEVELRLIDTGRIVHTNTCNLLSLPEQFHALPEQAIDVRIAGVVPHDFEEEWDEYSTQYVQRMLDEHVKDQPTNRYIEGKVLLTLRDMIWIEELMLVEALDAVKSQVVSAKVKSAIVSNQFGVKDSSLFERIEQLVVKAVEDSRCSVARSSEDDDAERERSDSISSTSSFEVLSPTKDPGRYGFETLQKGFQYYVTIGRYFAPDFFYVYQLEKMAIIEQKINAYTAKNRRLKPLTQYAVGVYCFVRHEGRYRRCKIMQVPETAPVIVFLLDFGGTIDCDRESLFMIPSHLVRDLPFAAIEASFGYILPPEGSSWTEDAGYAVFDDVLEKYNENPAGLIAHVWGKAGSSRAELPVDGCNRYELLLANPDEPDPQSIVSELIQLKLAMFDGGRYERDRELESDDESMDESFVQVNFTYDEVKAILSNLTSGKSVAPGKSSTSSIVEVPVSDQQGSGRSRSRPVAISTDTNNTKTNTTTATVEPKPSEIVGPLITRQRSPHTRWRQDARLITLFVSAPDVSNYDLFVNNHSVRLQFERNGLAYLLSFRLFGPILPEATEHEIRGLSIMIRLAKFPGANWWWPHLTNHTDKMPWLKLASASHSDAESSDETSPVNNWDNLLPCRLDGDYNSSSTEAEDDDMGLLQYPTEEDIFYRS; encoded by the exons ATGGAGGACTTAAACATTATAACTATTACACATTTTGTGAATCCGCATCAGTTTTGGTTCCGGGATGGTACCACCGATCGGGGAAAACAGTTCCTTTCGGAGCTGAACAAGTACTGCATGGCAATGTACGCCACCTCCGGCCCTCAAGAATTCTACGAATACGAATACGATGCAGGAGAG ATAGTAGCCGTTTACGATTCGGCTCTCAAAAACTGGACTCGCAACCTTGTGGTGGGTATGAAAGCGCTAGAACACCAAAAACGCACGTATCAACTATGGTCGCTCGACGAAGGTATGCCAAAAATGGCCGCGGCAAAGGACATGAGGTCGTTGCCTGCAAAATTTACTAAAGAGCCTAGCGTCGGTGTGAAGCGAGGAGTACTGCAAGATGTTCTTCCGGTAAACGAA ATTTTGCTTCCCACCGAATCACGTCGTTGCCAAATAGTGTCGGCATCCTGGGACAATAGCATCAATTCGGCGTTGCAGACGTTGATTGCGGGTGCAAAACAGACATGTTTCGAAAATGTTACCTGCCGTAAGACCAACGGCGAGGAGATTTATTATGGCGACTTACGGATAATCTCAGGACAGAATTCTGTGCTTGCAAAAgactttataaaaaatcgcTGGCCCGGTTTGGTCGTTATAGTGGATCAGTGGCAAGCCC AATTGCAAGACAATGACGCACCGAATAAACCAAGTATCATCAAATCATCAAGAGAAGACGTGAGAAAACGGAATCCAAAAGTTCCTGTTAACATTGGATTGCAAGACGAAGGGGATCTCACGATAATGAACAATGCATCAATTATGGTGAATACCTCCTTCGATTACAAGCGTAATTCGGACAGTTCAAATACCGGCACGAGCTCCGCTAATGTAACAATCGATTCAATGACCAGCAGTAGTGACACTCCGTCTGCAACAGCGGAACAGCAAGAGATCTCCATTGTAGTGAACCCTTATGCAATCCTTAGCAAAACAATGGCGCCAGTCCCCGCCCCAATGCCCGATGTGTCCGCTATGAACGCATTGTTAAGCCAGAAACAATTAGTCGACACTGACAACGCTAAAAAAAAGAGCACGTTTCAAAAGAAACTTGAACGTAGGAATCGTCTCAAGAGTAAACTCGAAAATCAGCCAGACGTACAAAAGCCCGCAGCGATAGTAGTTCCTTCGGCTACGGAATCGAATGAATCTAAACTCCCGACAGTTGAAGAGATGCCTCACAGCAGCCCAGCAGATAAAGATGCATCGGAAGAGAAAGACACGGAATCTCCAGCCCTGACCACCGAACTGACTAGTGGGGACATAAAACGATtcgataaaatgttaaacaaaGAGACGTG CGTGGTATCACAATTGCGGTATCAGCGCATCCTGGTCCATGGGTCAAACCTGCCGAATCCGGTCGATACCATCGCGAAGGTTCACTTTTCTGACGCCGTGTTCCACGCACTGCAGCAGCTTGGCATCCGAATGGTGTACCGGCTGCAGGCACACACCTGGCCCCACATCATCCGTGGCAATTcggttgtgtgtgtgaacTCTCCCGGTAGTGGAAAAACGTTCGGCATCTTGCCGGCCATTTGTACGAAGGTTATGGTAAGCGCGTTTGAGCAACAACGCCGAAAGGGCG CCGGCCCGGTTGGTGTCATCATCTGCCATTCGTCGAAAGAGGTCGAGAGAGTTGGTAAACTGTGTCGAAAGATGCTCAATACGGTGGCAGATGCGAAAATGGTTGTGATCGAGTTCTACGGCATTCGTCGACTGCAGCAAGTTTGT AATAAATTGCTCAACTCTTGTGCCCTCTTGGTGACGACTGCCCCCGGCTTCCGGCGGATTCACGAATCTTCATTGGAATCGTTGTCGCGGAAGCGCATCCAGATCGTTGCGATCGACAACATCGAACGAATGCAGAAGCACTTCTCCAACGAACTGCAGCTACTGCGCAAATACTGCGACAAGCCTGACCTGCAAATGATCGTAACGGCCAGCTACTGGTACTCGGCGCTGTCCGCTTACACGCATCGGTACAAAAATTCGATCGTCTGTATCGGCGCGTACCTGGAGGCAGCATTCTACGCGAGGGTTCACTTTAAGCTGCTGGTGCGACGCAATGGGACCGACAAGCAGCACGCACTAGTCAGGCACATCCAAGAGCACGACTATCGGACCCAGCGCACGATCGTGTTCGCTAGCACTGCGGAAGATTTGGCTGCGATCGTCGAAACCCTCCAGGAGCACTGCATAAACCATGAGGTGTGCGGTGACGGTGCCGACATCAGCAAGAACGATGGATTCCGCTTCTGGGATCACCATGCGCACGGCAACATTTCCGTGCTCATCTGCCTCGACGAACTGATCGGCCTGCTGGACGTTTCGCACGTGCAGCACATTTTGCACTACTCGCTGCCGAGCTCGTGGACGTCCTTTACGCGGCGCTTCGCAACGTCGTTCAGCTATTACGAGACCCACACTCCGAAGACGGCGGACGACATAGCGGGCAAATCTGGAACAACCAAACCGTCGGCGAAACCCTCGacgctggtgctgctggacgAAACCAACAACAGCCAGCTGCCAAAGTTCATCGACTTTTTGCAGCTGCACAACATAGCATTCTCGCAGGAGCTGGCAGATTTGGCGCAG aCCATTCGTAGCCGGAGCGAACACATGCAGGTCCTCAATGGGCGACCGATTGTAACGTTGTGCTCGAAACTGCTGACCCTAGCCGGTTGCCGGAACTCCCAGCTGTGCGTCTATCGGCACACACTGATGAAGGACGATCTCATAACGGGTGGGTTGCCAACGAGTGGCACGATTCGAATGAAGATACTGCACGTCATCTCACCGGCCCATTTTGCGGTCCGCCTCGAGGCACATCAAGTGGAATCGGCGaaaggaggtggtggtggtgatggtggttggGTGCCACTGACCGATGCCTCGCAAAAGTTTCTCGCGCAGGACATGCTCATGCAGTTACACTTTTCAAACGCACAACTACACCAGCTGTACGGAAAGGCGATACAGCGGAGCGATCTCTGTGCACTGGCGTATGAAAACAATTACGTTCGCTGTCGGATTATTCATTTCGAACCGGAAGG cGACTCTACGACCGATGGCGAAGTAGAGCTGCGGCTCATCGATACCGGCCGGATTGTGCACACCAATACGTGCAACTTGCTAAGCCTGCCGGAACAGTTCCACGCGCTACCCGAGCAGGCAATCGACGTCCGTATTGCTGGCGTCGTGCCGCACGATTTCGAGGAAGAATGGGACGAATATTCGACCCAGTACGTACAACGGATGCTCGATGAGCACGTGAAAGACCAACCCACCAACCGGTACATCGAAGGGAAGGTGCTGCTGACGCTACGCGACATGATCTGGATCGAGGAGCTGATGTTGGTCGAAGCGCTCGATGCTGTAAAGAGCCAGGTGGTTTCCGCGAAGGTGAAATCGGCCATCGTGTCCAACCAGTTCGGTGTGAAGGACAGTTCGTTGTTCGAACGAATCGAGCAGCTCGTGGTGAAGGCGGTGGAAGATTCACGCTGCAGTGTGGCACGCTCTTCGGAAGACGATGACGCCGAGAGAGAAAGATCGGACAGCATTTCCTCAACCAGCTCGTTCGAAGTGCTGTCACCCACGAAGGACCCCGGGCGGTACGGTTTCGAAACGCTGCAAAAGGGCTTCCAGTACTACGTTACGATAGGAAGATACTTTGCCccggattttttttatgtttaccaACTGGAAAA AATGGCGATTATTGAGCAAAAAATTAATGCATACACGGCCAAAAATCGGAGGCTCAAACCACTGACACAGTATGCGGTCGGAGTGTACTGCTTCGTGCGCCACGAGGGCCGTTATCGTCGGTGTAAAATCATGCAAGTACCCGAAACGGCTCCGGTCATCGTTTTCTTGCTCGATTTCGGTGGTACGATCGATTGTGACCGGGAGTCATTGTTTATGATACCGTCCCATCTGGTGCGGGATCTTCCGTTTGCT GCCATCGAGGCGTCATTTGGCTACATTCTACCGCCTGAGGGTAGCAGCTGGACCGAAGATGCTGGATACGCCGTGTTTGACGATGTGCTGGAAAAGTACAATGAAAATCCGGCCGGCTTGATTGCGCACGTCTGGGGGAAGGCCGGGTCGAGTCGTGCCGAGCTTCCGGTCGATGGTTGCAATCGGTACGAGCTCCTGTTGGCCAATCCGGACGAGCCGGATCCACAGTCCATCGTAAGTGAGTTGATCCAGCTGAAGCTGGCCATGTTCGACGGCGGTAGGTATGAACGCGACCGTGAGTTAGAGAGTGACGACGAATCCATGGACGAGTCGTTCGTTCAGGTAAACTTTACCTACGACGAGGTGAAGGCAATTTTATCCAATCTAACCAGTGGTAAATCTGTTGCTCCCGGTAAATCATCCACCAGTTCCATCGTGGAGGTGCCGGTAAGCGACCAGCAGGGCAGCGGTAGGTCGCGGAGTCGGCCGGTTGCAATATCGACTgacacaaacaacacaaaaaccaacaccaccaccgccaccgtggAACCGAAGCCGAGCGAAATTGTCGGCCCACTAATAACACGTCAGCGGTCTCCGCACACCCGTTGGCGACAAGATGCCCGTTTGATCACGCTCTTTGTCTCCGCACCGGATGTGTCCAACTACGATCTGTTCGTGAACAACCACTCGGTTCGATTACAGTTTGAGCGAAACGGCCTTGCCTATCTGTTGTCTTTCCGCCTGTTCGGCCCGATCCTCCCGGAAGCCACCGAGCACGAAATACGTGGGCTGTCGATCATGATACGTTTGGCAAAGTTCCCTGGCGCGAACTGGTGGTGGCCCCATTTGACCAACCATACCGACAAGATGCCTTGGCTGAAGTTAGCATCGGCCTCCCACTCCGATGCTGAATCGTCCGATGAGACGAGTCCGGTTAACAATTGGGACAATTTGTTACCCTGCAGACTGGACGGGGACTACAATTCGAGCAGCACAGAGGCGGAAGATGACGATATGGGACTGCTTCAATATCCAACAGAGGAAGATATATTCTACCGTTCATAG